The following are from one region of the Rhodopirellula sp. P2 genome:
- a CDS encoding methyltransferase RsmF C-terminal domain-like protein — protein sequence MSRSRKGPKKASRKSQASSKPSANRKPVALTAEQVSSAIAPIELPAAELECLAAAMSQRHANVMRVRRDRAPAFRLQPNSNGPGSRTDVPWYPLAVAIPDGFHASRSIDFAAGEFYLQDAGSLLALAAAEAHTDSLAGQLVCDLCAAPGGKATGLLEAIGVDGFLLANEPIRSRIAPLAYNLSRTGSDRYAISCEDPDGLAEKLPGVFDTILIDAPCSGQALLSRGRQSKGAVNESMVATNAARQQRILAAAHQLLRPGGTIVYSTCTFAVAENEDQVDWMTRELGMQPSPVEALSAYQSSLTECGYRVWPHRDGCAGAFAARLKKPGDADPSEDSAEFVEDPWLLRRGVLQSEQPLDLACDELLQTVLGTSSEPSDGEDSVLLRQRDWIAEAFCKGAPEWVKQAWTIGPEVAYRTGQTWKPSHACALRHIDDEFTQGAGRIELDDAQAATYLAGGTVPTDRRGWQIVQHLGRPLGWVKADGRIGKNHLPTHARMQVAPTNR from the coding sequence GTGAGTCGATCTCGAAAAGGCCCGAAGAAAGCCAGCCGCAAATCGCAGGCATCCTCCAAACCTTCCGCCAATCGCAAGCCCGTGGCGCTGACGGCGGAACAAGTCTCCTCAGCGATCGCCCCGATTGAATTGCCAGCCGCTGAACTGGAGTGTTTGGCAGCGGCAATGAGCCAGCGTCATGCGAATGTGATGCGAGTCCGTCGAGACCGCGCCCCGGCATTTCGCTTGCAACCAAACAGCAACGGCCCTGGTTCGCGAACCGATGTGCCTTGGTATCCGCTCGCCGTCGCGATTCCGGATGGTTTTCACGCCTCGCGTTCAATCGACTTTGCCGCGGGGGAATTTTATCTGCAAGACGCGGGGTCACTGCTTGCACTCGCGGCCGCGGAAGCTCACACGGACTCACTTGCCGGGCAGTTGGTTTGCGATCTCTGTGCGGCCCCCGGAGGGAAAGCAACCGGATTGTTGGAAGCAATCGGAGTCGATGGTTTCCTGCTTGCCAACGAACCGATTCGTTCCCGGATCGCGCCGCTTGCGTACAACCTGTCACGAACCGGATCGGATCGTTACGCCATCAGCTGCGAAGACCCGGATGGCCTCGCGGAAAAACTACCGGGCGTCTTCGACACCATTTTGATCGATGCACCCTGCAGTGGCCAAGCCTTGCTGTCACGTGGCCGGCAATCCAAGGGGGCCGTGAACGAGTCGATGGTCGCCACCAACGCGGCCCGCCAACAACGAATCCTGGCAGCGGCGCATCAGCTTCTGCGTCCCGGAGGCACGATTGTCTACAGCACGTGCACCTTTGCGGTGGCCGAGAATGAGGACCAAGTGGACTGGATGACCCGTGAATTGGGGATGCAACCGTCACCGGTCGAAGCCTTGAGCGCCTACCAAAGCTCGCTCACCGAATGCGGCTATCGAGTGTGGCCACATCGCGATGGTTGCGCCGGCGCATTCGCAGCACGCTTGAAGAAACCGGGGGACGCTGATCCTTCCGAAGACTCAGCCGAGTTCGTCGAAGATCCCTGGCTGCTTCGCCGAGGCGTTCTGCAGTCCGAGCAACCTCTCGATCTCGCCTGCGATGAATTGCTTCAAACGGTTTTGGGGACTTCCTCGGAACCCAGCGACGGTGAAGATTCAGTGCTGTTGCGACAGCGCGACTGGATCGCAGAGGCGTTTTGCAAAGGTGCACCCGAGTGGGTCAAGCAAGCCTGGACGATTGGCCCGGAAGTGGCCTACCGAACCGGTCAGACCTGGAAGCCGTCTCACGCTTGTGCCCTGAGGCACATCGATGACGAGTTCACGCAGGGGGCGGGACGCATCGAATTGGATGACGCCCAAGCGGCGACCTACTTGGCGGGAGGCACGGTTCCGACGGACCGCCGTGGCTGGCAGATCGTGCAGCATCTCGGTCGTCCGCTGGGCTGGGTCAAAGCCGATGGACGGATTGGCAAGAATCACCTGCCGACGCACGCTCGCATGCAGGTGGCACCCACGAACCGCTGA
- a CDS encoding SpoVG family protein: MEITEIRIKLMEGSEDRLRAFCSITIDQSFVVRDLKIIDGTSGPFVAMPSRKLTGHCGRCSSKNHLRAAYCNHCGAKLSGHNANSPQKLYADVAHPINSECREMIQQAVIEEFEAELDRSQQPGYRSRYEDDFDAGDYDEADYTSSSTDESKPASSTDPVTRPTIEDDADTLIVRGEQGDEQRIPQPHLHRRGGGSRGSTVTNSPNRDAGGAQPDRSSQASSEPFDDFGSGIFDG; the protein is encoded by the coding sequence GTGGAAATTACCGAGATTCGCATCAAGCTGATGGAAGGTTCGGAGGACCGTCTGCGGGCGTTTTGCTCGATCACCATTGACCAATCGTTTGTCGTTCGTGATCTGAAAATCATCGACGGAACGAGCGGTCCCTTCGTTGCGATGCCCAGTCGCAAACTGACGGGGCACTGTGGGAGATGCAGTTCCAAGAATCACCTGCGCGCAGCCTATTGCAATCACTGCGGCGCCAAACTGAGCGGCCACAACGCCAATTCGCCTCAAAAGCTGTATGCGGATGTCGCACACCCGATCAACAGCGAATGCCGCGAAATGATTCAGCAGGCAGTGATCGAAGAATTCGAAGCGGAACTGGATCGATCACAACAGCCTGGATACCGGAGTCGTTACGAAGACGATTTTGATGCTGGCGATTATGACGAAGCGGACTACACAAGTTCCTCCACGGACGAATCCAAACCAGCCTCCAGCACCGATCCGGTCACCAGACCCACGATCGAGGATGATGCGGACACCTTGATCGTTCGGGGCGAACAAGGCGACGAGCAACGCATCCCACAACCTCACCTGCATCGTCGCGGCGGTGGGTCTCGCGGTTCGACTGTGACAAACTCGCCCAACCGTGATGCTGGAGGGGCCCAACCGGATCGCTCCTCGCAAGCGAGTTCGGAACCGTTCGATGATTTTGGGTCTGGCATTTTCGATGGCTGA
- a CDS encoding 4-(cytidine 5'-diphospho)-2-C-methyl-D-erythritol kinase, with product MTESRWYHTSPPAKLNLFLELLARRDDGFHELDTVMIAIDWRDELRLRRTSQPGVRLSVDWIPDRAAVANELQVKEEDELLFIPTDDKNLVVRALNRLSEALCLDGGWEVQLNKNIPSGAGMGGASSDAASALQLGWEAASETHSKMPATSKRELLLPLAAEIGSDVPFFFGGPSFGGDPRANEGIQCARATGRGEKLEFFRLANPLHAVVIYPAASVSTAEVYSRCSVPDSPHSSDDLVLALQGMPAETTFSLHNTLEAPARGLSSRIDPALECLSKAGLTHCHMTGSGSACFALADSSQQAALAAETLRSTFPGGALIRPVMSCVVPSEIHIA from the coding sequence GTGACTGAATCTCGCTGGTATCACACGTCGCCGCCCGCCAAACTCAACCTCTTCTTGGAACTGTTGGCGCGTCGCGACGACGGTTTCCATGAACTGGATACCGTGATGATCGCGATTGATTGGCGAGACGAACTTCGCCTCCGCCGCACATCGCAACCTGGCGTCCGACTGTCGGTCGATTGGATTCCTGATCGAGCCGCCGTCGCCAACGAGTTGCAGGTCAAGGAAGAGGACGAGCTTTTGTTCATTCCGACCGATGACAAAAACCTGGTCGTCCGTGCGCTCAATCGCCTGAGCGAGGCTCTCTGCCTGGACGGGGGCTGGGAAGTCCAGCTGAACAAGAACATTCCCAGTGGCGCGGGAATGGGAGGTGCCAGCAGCGATGCCGCTTCGGCGTTGCAATTGGGATGGGAAGCGGCCAGCGAAACCCATTCGAAAATGCCAGCCACTTCCAAACGCGAACTGCTTTTGCCCCTGGCCGCCGAAATCGGCAGTGACGTTCCCTTTTTCTTTGGGGGACCCAGTTTCGGTGGGGATCCAAGGGCAAACGAAGGCATCCAATGCGCTCGTGCAACGGGTCGTGGTGAGAAATTGGAGTTCTTCCGATTAGCCAATCCACTGCACGCAGTCGTCATCTACCCAGCGGCAAGTGTTTCGACCGCAGAGGTTTATTCTCGCTGCAGCGTCCCCGATTCACCCCATTCCAGCGATGATTTGGTGCTCGCATTGCAAGGAATGCCTGCCGAAACCACGTTTTCATTGCATAACACCTTGGAAGCGCCCGCACGCGGGCTTTCATCGCGCATCGATCCCGCCCTAGAATGTCTGTCGAAGGCTGGACTGACACATTGCCACATGACGGGCAGCGGTTCGGCTTGCTTCGCTTTGGCAGACTCGTCGCAACAAGCAGCACTCGCTGCGGAAACACTGCGTTCGACTTTTCCAGGTGGCGCATTGATCCGACCGGTTATGAGTTGTGTGGTGCCGTCGGAGATCCACATCGCATAA